Part of the uncultured Anaeromusa sp. genome is shown below.
TAGCTATATTAAAACAGCGCCACCCCAGCCCACTGTACCCCAGCCGCCGGTAACGGCCTGGCGTGCCACGGCGCCGCCTGTGGAAAAGCCTGGCAATCCTGCGCCGATTGCTCTTCCAGCCCCTGGCGTTACCGCCCAAGACGCCAACGCGGCTGCGGAGTAACGCAGGAACCATAGACGAACAAGAGTAAAAGGAGTAGAGGGAGGGTACGACTGAGGGCTACGGCGGTAATGGTATTTGAGAATTTTAGCTGTCCGTTTTACGCAGAGACCTCTCAACACTTGAAAATCTTGTAATTTTCAGCATTATTTCCAGAATAAAAAGCAGTACGAGCAAATCACTCGTACTGCTTTTTTATCGCTTCGGGAATATTCGAACCCTCCGATTACTCCCTCTACTCCTGTTTAAAAACCGGTTCCCCGGCCCTCATTCGTACCCTCATGTTCTCCGGTTCTCTTGTTCAATCCTCGTACTCCGTGACCTTTATCCGAGCTCTCGCATAAATGCTAGTAGACGTCGGTTGCTATGCCGTCCATGGATTTTCAGAGGAGACCGGCGATTATGCCATCCTTAGCATCGCCGGCATTAGGCACATCACGTACCGTCAACCGCATCCGGCGGCGTCGCACTCCTGTTCGTTTTTTGCTTATTTTCCGGTCAGCTTCTCGCTGAAGGCTTGCGCAAAAGAGGCGATAACGGCTGTAAGTTCTTTTTTAGAACTAATGCTTTCCACCAAAGCCGCTACGGTCCGGCCGGTTTGGGGATCATTCATCGTGAATTCTACAGTCTCCCGTCCTTTTTCGTCACGCCCCAGTTCCGTATACATAGCCAGCTCGCTCTGTTCGCCGACTGCTTTGATGAACTGCCGGTAGCTCTCGTCAGGATTGGTTTCGTGAAGCTTCATCAAATCAACGCCGCTCTTTTTCTGATGCGCCGCCAGCACTTGATTCACGTTTAAAAGAGTAACCGTCTTCGGCTGAAAGTTCTTCCAAAAAATCTCCGCCCCTTCGGCTTCGCCGACATAAGACAAGGTGGATGCTATTTTGGGATCATTCACATATACTACCTTAACTTTGGAAAAATCAAATTCCTTATCAAACCAGGCCGACGGCGCCGCACCGGCCACAGGCAGGGACAGCAGCAAAAAAAGCGCCATCAGGCAAAAAAACCGTTTCATTCCCTTCCTCCTTAGCTTTTTAGAGTTTCCGGTATGCACCAGTCTTTCCATCATACCATCTGCCGCCGTTGAACGCCAGCCCGGCATGATCTCAAAAACTCCCCACAGGGCTGATGGCAATTTGCGCCGTCATATTCCAGCGCAAACGCTCATCCCAGCTTGCCGGCGCAATCGTCACCGTATAGGTAATATCGCCGCGTTTCTTCTCGCCGTAAGGACGGATAAACTTCACCCGCCCCTGCAGCTCCAGATCCGGAATGCCGTCAAAGGTAAGCGTCACTGGCGCTCCTTCCCGCACTTTGGCAATAGAAAGCTCCGTTAAATCGTCACTGCGCACTTCCCATTCGCTTTCATCGGCAATACGCACCAGCACCGTCCCGATATCGGCACGTTCCCCGAGACGCTTGTCCAGATACGACACCCGCCCAGCCATCGGCGCACGCAGCTCGCTCTTGTCCAAAATCTCCTGACTCTCCCGCAGCGACTCCTGCTGAGTCCGCCATTCCTCCTTAGCCTGGACCAACACCGTCAGGCTGCGTTCTAGCATCGTCTGCGCCTGATCCATCTGCTGTCTGGAAATGCCCCCGTTATCCGCCAATTGGCGCTGCCGGAACCACTCTCTTCTGGCATCCGCCAGATTGACCTCAGCCTGTCCCACCGCTGCCGCCGCTTTGGCTGCAGCGGCGTCAACGCTCCGCACCCGCGCCTGGACGTCCTGTCGCACCAAGCGCAGCAAAGGCTGCCCTTGCCACACCAATTCCCCCTCTTGCACAAAAATCTCGCCAATAGTGCCCTCCACCGGCATGACGATTTGCGCATAGCGCACCGGAAATACAATTCCTTCCGAAAGCACCCTGCCGTCATCTTTCACAGGCGGCAGCGCCTGCGGTTCCTGGCGGCCGCTCTGCCAATACCACCAGCCGCCGCCAGCCGCCACGAGGAACAGTAAAAGCAGCAGCCCGTATTTTCTTTTTTTAAAGCCTGTAGCTTCCATACAGCATCCCCCGCTTATCGTTACTCATAACTGATGACATCCCGCACACACAGACGTGTCGCATTGTACGCCGGCAGCAAGCTGGCAGCCACCGCCAAAAATAAAGACAGCCCCAGCCAAACAGCCCAACCGAACAAACTGAAAGAAAACGTCAACGGCGCCTGAATGAAAAGCATCCCCACTTGATAACTGAGCAGCATGGCGATGGGCAGGGCCAGCAGCGATGCCGCCAGCCAGCTCAACAGACCGATACAAAGGGCCTCTACAACAAATACCTTGCCCACAGCCAGGCTGGAGGCGCCAATGGCGCGCATGACGCCAATTTCCCGGGTGCGCTCCAGCACGTTGATACTCATGGTGCCTGCCAATCCCAACGCCCCCACCAACGCCAACAGCAGCGCCATAAACAGCAAGAAGGTCGTAAGAATATCAAACTGCGAACGCAAGCGTTCCTTCTGTTCCCAGGTAATGTCCACGTTTTGGACGCGCAAATTGTTTTTCTTCAAATGAGACTCTAACTCCCGCCCCAGCTGAGACTGCGCCTGCTGTGAATCCGCAGCAGCCACAATCTGCACGGAACGCGCCTTGCCTGCCGCCTGGGTAACGCGGCTCAGCCAAGCGTAAGGAGCATAGCAAATAGGACCTGTCAGCTGGCTTTGCGCCACCCCCACCACCACGCACCTAAGACGTCGGTTAGCCACTTTGATCACCCCGACTTCTCCCAGACGCAAGTGAGGATTATCTTTGAAAACCTCCGTATTGATGACAATGGCGTTCTCGTCCTCCGGCAACAGCCACCGCCCCTGCACAAGACGGGGGGCAA
Proteins encoded:
- a CDS encoding HlyD family efflux transporter periplasmic adaptor subunit; translation: MEATGFKKRKYGLLLLLFLVAAGGGWWYWQSGRQEPQALPPVKDDGRVLSEGIVFPVRYAQIVMPVEGTIGEIFVQEGELVWQGQPLLRLVRQDVQARVRSVDAAAAKAAAAVGQAEVNLADARREWFRQRQLADNGGISRQQMDQAQTMLERSLTVLVQAKEEWRTQQESLRESQEILDKSELRAPMAGRVSYLDKRLGERADIGTVLVRIADESEWEVRSDDLTELSIAKVREGAPVTLTFDGIPDLELQGRVKFIRPYGEKKRGDITYTVTIAPASWDERLRWNMTAQIAISPVGSF